A region of Nostoc sp. 'Peltigera membranacea cyanobiont' N6 DNA encodes the following proteins:
- a CDS encoding NblA/ycf18 family protein, with product MNQPIELSLEQEFSLRTFSDQVQHMSHEQAQEFLLMLYKQMMIRETTYQELLKHQWELDSGSILG from the coding sequence ATGAATCAACCCATTGAATTATCTTTAGAACAAGAATTTAGCCTTAGAACTTTCTCTGATCAAGTGCAGCACATGTCCCATGAACAAGCTCAAGAATTTTTGCTGATGCTCTATAAGCAAATGATGATAAGGGAAACGACTTACCAAGAATTGCTCAAACATCAGTGGGAACTTGATTCCGGTTCAATCTTGGGTTAA
- a CDS encoding LLM class flavin-dependent oxidoreductase, translating into MLTEPLKSVAHRTRLRNAEVAWFDDLCGGDTQYLGVLDEKRRSNYEHCRKIMLTAERMGFGNILLPTSYLVGQEVIPFASAMGPQTESINMLTALRTGEIFPTMLARHIATLDHILKGRLTINIINSNLPGVIESPELRYKRCCETIEILKQAWNKESIDFEGEIYQVKLDTTDPVKPYQQNGGPLLYFGGISEGSKEVCAKYCDVYLMWPEPEESIYATMQDMSFRAAKYGRQIDFGFRVHVIVRSTQEEAHAWAQSIMSKFDPAGFNLKERTQDHKSLGVLRQDEIRAKSTSDYLEPLLWGGIGRARSGCGAALVGTPEQILWKINRYMDMGIRAFILSGYPLIEECELFGNHVLPHLSTVKLSMVQGRTPVSEPVTPLTTAVLR; encoded by the coding sequence ATGCTCACCGAACCTTTAAAATCTGTTGCTCACCGAACACGATTACGAAACGCTGAAGTTGCCTGGTTTGACGACCTTTGTGGGGGTGATACACAATATTTAGGTGTACTAGACGAAAAACGCCGGAGCAACTATGAACACTGCCGAAAGATCATGCTGACCGCCGAGCGAATGGGCTTTGGTAATATACTGCTGCCGACCTCATACCTGGTTGGGCAGGAAGTGATTCCCTTTGCCTCTGCTATGGGACCGCAAACCGAAAGCATCAATATGCTGACGGCTTTGCGGACAGGCGAAATTTTCCCGACCATGCTGGCGCGTCATATCGCTACGCTGGATCATATTCTTAAAGGTCGATTGACTATCAATATTATTAATTCCAATCTGCCTGGTGTAATAGAAAGTCCTGAACTGCGTTACAAACGATGCTGCGAAACTATTGAAATCCTCAAACAAGCTTGGAATAAGGAAAGTATTGATTTTGAAGGTGAAATCTATCAGGTCAAACTTGATACCACAGACCCAGTGAAGCCCTATCAGCAAAATGGGGGGCCACTGCTATATTTTGGTGGGATTTCAGAGGGTTCAAAAGAAGTGTGTGCCAAATATTGCGATGTGTACCTGATGTGGCCGGAACCAGAAGAAAGCATTTACGCAACTATGCAGGACATGAGTTTTAGAGCAGCCAAATATGGTCGCCAGATTGACTTTGGTTTCCGTGTTCATGTTATTGTGCGTTCAACCCAAGAAGAAGCGCACGCCTGGGCACAGAGTATTATGTCAAAATTTGATCCAGCTGGCTTCAACCTTAAAGAACGTACACAAGACCACAAATCTTTGGGTGTTTTACGCCAAGATGAGATCCGAGCAAAATCCACATCGGATTACTTAGAGCCTCTGTTGTGGGGTGGTATTGGTCGGGCGCGATCTGGCTGTGGGGCAGCATTGGTTGGTACACCAGAGCAAATTCTCTGGAAGATAAATCGTTATATGGATATGGGAATCAGGGCGTTCATCTTGTCAGGCTATCCTCTGATTGAAGAGTGCGAACTGTTTGGAAATCATGTTTTGCCACACCTGTCAACGGTCAAATTATCAATGGTTCAAGGACGTACACCTGTATCCGAGCCTGTGACTCCCTTGACCACGGCAGTACTGCGGTAG